From the Lathyrus oleraceus cultivar Zhongwan6 chromosome 3, CAAS_Psat_ZW6_1.0, whole genome shotgun sequence genome, the window CATAGGATTttgacttaggcctattttagtagtgttaactattttgggcttttatagttttgggctttgccttgaggtccaagttaaactaaatctataaatagagggagtaacccttatttgtgtaatgaggtgaatagagtattcataacactTGTAATTCGTAGTATTTTGTAGTTGCAAACTGAATAAAAAGTTTTCCACAGTTTATGGGAAGAGAGAAACTCTGTAGAATtctaattcttcttctccttcatcgttctttatttctttctccattgttcttatttttcattgtcattgtgtgggtgataacaatcttgttcatcaagattgattgaaattctccatagattttaGGGGATTTCTAACATCTGGTATCAGAGCTCTggtttaatcgattcgtgggaagaaaatcaccatgaaaatgaatcatccaaacgagcattttccagcaaatcttacgattctcaagaacaacaattatgagaattggtgcaagcagataaaggttgtgttttgttatcaaaatctttgggatcttgtgaaggaaggagtaacaacggTTGTAGAAGTcgcgacagatcaagaaaaggttgcacataaagaattgaagaagaaagattataaagttctctttataatccatcaatgaATTGATAtagataactttgaaaaggttagtgatgcagagtcggcgaaagaagcatgggaaattttggaaaaatcgtttggaggtgcggagaaggtgaaagaggtgaggttagAAACTCACAAAAGAACATATGAATTGCTTCATATGGAAGACAATTAAAGCATAACCGATTTCTTCACCAAGcttacgaaactggtgaatcaaatgaaggtatgtggagaagtgttgacatcaagatctgttgttgcaaagatcttgaggttgttggctccaaagttcgaccacgtggtagtagtcatagaagagtcgaaagatttgtcaaaactgacaaaggaagagcttcaagggacgcttgaatctcgTGAACAATGAATGGCTGAAAGAGCTACAGGAAATTTGAAGAatgatatggctttgcaggctcaatcagcaaaagaaagaaaaggcaaaggaagctagaatggcaacaaaggcagaggaggttacaacaattcgatcattcgaaatcagcaagaaggaaactggtaaaatcagaagaaaaaaaccctagaaccaaggcaaccaaagagaTGGTGGTCAAAATCCAGAAAAGAGTCACATTCAGagttacaattgtcagaagtatggtcactattctagtgattgtctataaaagcagaagaatcaagaaacttatgcaaagttggcgaaacatgaagaagaagagacgttgttaATGGTTACAACCAGAtatgaagagagattcaaggaccaatggtacttggactcaggatgcttatcacacatgtctggaaggaaagattggtttgtcaacataaagccctcaatgaagaacatggtgaaattttgcaaatgacaacactctagcaactgaaggtgttggtgatgttctgattataAGGAAAtatggcaagaggtcagtaatttcaaacttgttgtacataccaggcatgaagagaAATTTGCTTAGCATAGGGCCGTTAGTCAAAAATAACTACAAGGTGTcaatcaaagacaagatgatgagagttctcgactcaaatggaaggttgatcttgaaaGCTCCActgtctcagaatagaaccttcaagattgaactaaatatgatggagcataagtgccttcCAACAACAGCTAGCAGAGATGAATGGATAAGgaattatagacttggccatctcaatttcaaagacatcagagatttgaagagaagaaatatggtttcaggattactagaaatcgacattccaaatgaagtgtgtgaagaatgcaTGCAGGCGAAGCATCATAAGAACAACTTCAATAAGGATGCAagaagcaggtcgaaggcaattcttgaagtcatatactctgatgtatgtggtcctctccgagtggattcaattggaggtaacaaatactttgttacattcatagatgatttcagtcgaaaactgcggtcttacctgatcaagaagaaaagtgaagtgatcgaggtattttccaagtttaaatctatggttgaaagacagagcggtcgaaagatcaatATTTTAATGgctgatggtggtggagaatatgtgtcgaaatacttcaatgcattatgtgtgaaagaagggattatgcaCGAGGTGGTaccaccctacactccacagcagaaaggaataatagaaccatcatgaatatggttagaagtatgttgaaaggcaagcatctacccaaagaattgTGGGGAGAAGTCatgtcgactgcgacatatatctTGAACACATGTCCGaagaagaagctagaaggaatcacgccaaAAGAATGTTagtctggtgtcaagcctagcttgagtaATCTAAGGGTGTTTagatctatagcacatagacatgtgccatATCAGTTGAGAAGAAAAATTGATGACAAGTtgagtcagatgatcctgataggatatcattcgactggaggatacaagttgttcgacccggtgaataagcaagtggtgatcagaAGGGATGTGATCAaagatgagcttaaggagtgggattggactgcGAATGTAAAGAAAGATTCAATGAGAATCTTTaatgatgaaccagctagtgaagtcgaaagagaagtttgacaagaagaagtcagaggtgaagcaggcccaagcagacctcaaagaacaagacacatgcctaCAAGGTTGCAAGAATATGCGATTTCATtagatgatgtggtcaatgaagaaggtgagatGGTATATTATTCTTTCTACGCAGATGTCAAACCTGTCAATGCAGTcgaggcattgaaagattcgaagtggatgaaagcagtggacgaagagctgaagtcaatcgaagtaaacaacacttggtcacttgtcgaattgcccaAGGACAAGAAGGCaattgatgtgaagtgggtatacaaggtgaagttgaataccagaggagaagtgactcgacacaaggagagacttgtggcgaaaggatttcttcaaaaagaaggaatcgacttcgatgagGTTTTTGCACCTGTTTCTAGGAccgaaacaatcaggttggttgttggtctagcaaacatgaaaAACTGGTAGATGTGTCAGATGGAcgtgaaatgtgcattccttaatggccccttagaagaagaagtttatgttgcacaaccagttgggtttgtgaaacatggcgaagaaagaaaggtgtacagtctgcataaagccctgtacaGACTTAAACAAACTCCaaaagcttggaacaagaagatagatggatttctaagggagaagaaacttgtgaagtgcacaagtgaacatggagtatatgtaataagaagcaagagtgaattttttatactatgtctctatgttgatgacttgttgataataggtagctgcaagaaggagatcaaagacttcaaaggtgatctcaacaaggatTTCAAAATGTCAGATCCaggtgacatttcatattttcctggcatcgaattctacaagagtggtagaggtttgatgatgcatcaaagaaggtatgtaggcgaaatactcaagagatttgagatgcaagattgtAACCCAACTTCAACTCCAGCTGAGCCCATATTACAACTGTCAAAAtattcagatgaagatgatgtcgacccaatctaatatagaagacttattgggtcacttagatacctttgtcacacaaggcaTGGCTTAGCATAtagtgtaggtatggtgagtaggttcatgctGAAGCCAAAAGTATCACATCTAGCAGTGACGAAGAGGACACTAAGGTATttgaaaggaactctcgactatggaattttgtttcctgcagatgatgaaggaaaagaatgcaaattacTGGGATgcaccgactcaagttggtgtagtgatgttgaggatcaaaaatccacagctggctatatgtttatgctaggtggtgcaccaattgcttggagttcgacaaaggagccagtagtggcattatcgtcatgtgaagcagaatacataactgcttctctttgtgcatgtcaagcaatATGGATGGTGAATCTAGTCGAAGAGATAATAGCGAAAAGTCATGGAGATATTtccatgaagatcgacaacatgtcaaCTATCAATCTGGAGAAGAATCCGATAACACATGGTCGAAGCAATCACATCGATATGAGGTTCAATTATCTTAGAGAGCAGGTAGaagatgggaagatgaatgtggaacactgcagaactgagaatcagattgtagacatcatgacgaagggagtaacccttatttttgtaatgaggtgaataaagtattcataacacttgtaattcacagtattttgcagttgcaaagtgaataagaagttttccataATTTGTGGGCAGAGATAAACTCTGCAGAATTCAAATTcctcttctccttcatcgttctttcTTTATTTctacatttttcttctttttcattgtcattgtgtgagtgataacaatcttgttcatcaagattgattgaaattctccatagattttgggggATTTTCGACACTTCTTATGTTGAAAAAGGTAAGATTAATAAAATGAGTGGTGTTAAATCCAAAGAGCTTTTTATATGGGTTACACtaagtgatatttatgttgatGATCCACCAACTGAGAAAATCACTTTTCAAACTCCTGCTGGACTTTCTAGAACTTTCGTTGTTTCTGCTTTTGAACTTGAGGAGAAATCAAGTGGTGTGAAAGAGGTTTAAGTTTCTATGTGATTGGCTTGTGTTGAAATTTCATTTTATAAGTTTACACTACTTTATCTAGAAATTTAAGACAGTTTGGAAGATCAGAAGTGCTTTTGAAGTGGTGTATTAagcttttttttttgtttttcaattacaaatgaaatgaaatgagTTTCTATTATTTATGTTTTTGAAATTTCACATACTAAAAACATGAAATTTTTACTACTCGTAATTACTAAGTAAAACCTTAGTGTGGGCGTGTAAAGACTAAAGAGAAGTCTCCAAAGAGAGAGGCTTTCTCCTAAAATGTTAACTTATTTTAAGTAAAAAAGATTAAATAATATTAAAGAGGCAAAAGGTACAGAGGAGAGGGGACCAAACTAAAACCCCAAGTAAAACTATGGAGACAGTAATATGGAAGTTCAAACCTATCTTTAAATAAAATGgtaatttattttaataaaaaaagaTTAAATAATATTAAAGAGGAAAAATGTTAATTCATTTAGAAAAATAGTAATACGGAAGTTCAAACCTATCCCTAAAGAAAACATCTCTAGCAACTAAAATTTTATTCCATCAAGTAAAACTAGATCACGAAATCAAGATTTGCAATTTTATTCGCACAATGGCTACCTCATGTTTTTCATGGTTAGTGGTGTTTGTGTTAGCTTATGCACTTGCAGTAGCTGTTGTGATTTATTTTCGTTTTGTGTTGTTGATTCATGCTGCTACCAGTTCTTTTTTAGTTTCGTTCATCAGTTGTTCATTTCCTTTTTGTTAGCGCGTTGCAGTTTGGATGGAAGTTGTTATGGCTTATAGCTGTTGTGGTTGGTTTGGCTCGTATTGTGTAGCAGCTTTTTGGTGGTGGCAGCGTTTGGCTATTATTTATTGTTGGTTTATGTACGTTTTTGCGCAGTAGCTATTTTCGGTTCACACTGTCGTGGTTTTGCTTTCTTTCAATTTTCTTTTTTATTGGATATGGATTAAATGATTTTGGAAATTAGTCAAATGAATATGGATTTAAATGGATATTGGTTTTTTGGTTAATGGATATGGATTTGGTAAAATGGATTTTGGATTATGGACATTAAATGGATAGTTGTTAAAAAAATGGTTAAATGGATATTAAAATGAAATTGGATTTTGGATGGGATATTTGTTATGGGATTGGTTAATTTGGTTTAAATGAATATCAATTAATTGTTTTTTCTTTATTTAATTGGATATGTGGATACAAATTGGATATTGGTTTTAAGATTTGGCTATGGACAAAAAAAATGGATTTGGATTTAGAAATTGGCCTTAAATGGTTCACttaataaaatcaagaagttTTAATAACAAAGgaaatatcaaaattaatttggtagttaaaaacaatatttttctAAAGTTTAATCGGCTAAAGAAAATGATGAAATGGTTATGAAATCGAAATAATTCTCAAAAGTCGATTTGAATCTCAAGGATAAAGctttgaattaaaaataaatttaaaccTTTAAAATCCACCCAAACTTCCTGAATTAATTCGAAATTGATGGAATGATTACAGATCACATGATTAAAGATTCGGAGATtgatggttgactttggtcaactggttgaccaaaaagtcaacagttgatCAAAAATGCGTATTTTCTCATGGACAAACAAATATGGACCACAATATCCTGAACCAATGACTTGTGCCAATGCCATGAATCAAACAAGATGAATATCGACCAATCGACAGTTTATACACAAGATCCTCGAATAGCAAAGCCATGAATCATGATTTCAATCCATATGATGTGCAATGCCACAATCCTCAATCCAACTCCGATTTTATCAACCCCGGATCTGTGACGCCTGTTAGCAGatgttaatcatgaatgaatgagTGCACATGAGTGAGTATGAACGGGGTTAGATGGTTGTCAAGTTATAGTTAAATGAAAAGGCGAaaaggagggaaaattttggggtatgacagctgcccctatttaatcttctcggacctgaaGGTATGAATAACAACTGCTCTCAAACATTCATggtaggagaggattaaatactaaaataaccAAGAAATTTACCCTCAGGGaatgaatgaaatgaatgagaTGTAGGGTAAATGGGGTTTATGAAAAGTTATTCAGTGATATGTTTTATGAAGTCATGCATGCTATATGTAATATGCTACGTATGCTGATCTCTTTTTTGTGTCTTTCTCTTtgttttttctttgttttgtCTCCACTAACAAGTTTTGGCTTGAGATTGATAATCGAGGTATTCCCGCAGGATTCCGCGAAGGTGAAAGAAACAAGTGTTTGCAAAAGGAAAGTACCGATGGATATGAAGAATTGGAATGAGATCTTCTACAAAAGGCAGAGAGGCGTCTTGCTAAAGGTAAGTAGCTCAACTGAGAAGCGACCTTCTCTTGCAACAGGCAACAACGACTCCTTAGAAAGAGAAACGCGATCTTAGGATATAGTTAGGAAAAAGTGAACACACTTCTCACACAAAAGGTGATGAGAATTTgttaacaaaaggttaagaaggAGAGTTGAGGTCCGCATAGACGAGTGAGGGATACCAATACCAGTGAGTATCAAGAATGGTTTAACAACACGGACGACCGTTGAGATTAACACAAACGGGTACAAGAAACAAGGATAACATAGACGAGTGTTGGGATCTAGATACAAATGAGAATAAGAGATCAGCACGGACGAGTGTTAAGATCAATATAGAAGAGTACCGAAGAAAGAAGGCCAACACGGACGAGTGTCAAGAGATGGAGACTTCACTGGGGATTAATACGAACAAGTATTGAAAAAGAAGACCAACACGAACGAGTCTCAAAGGTCAATATGGACGGGTATCAGAAAAAGGGGATAAAACGGACGAGTGTCGATGCCTAATACGGACGAGCATCGAAAGAAGGTAACAATACGGACGACTGTTGAAGATCAATACAGACAAGTATTGAAAGAAGGTAACAACACAGATGAGTATTGaagatcaatacggacgagtattgaagAAAGATAACAATACAGACGAGTCTTGGAGATTAATACGGACGGGTATTGAAAGAAGGTAACAACACGAacgagtgttgaagatcaatacaAACGAGTATTGAAGAAAGATaacaacacggacgagtgttgaagatcaatacgGACGGGTATTGCAAGAAGGTAacaacacagacgagtgttgaagatCACTACGGACGAGTATTGAAGAAAGATAATAATACGGACGAGTGTTGGAGattaatacggacgagtattgaaagAAGGTAACAATacggacgagtgttgaagatcaatacagacgagtattgaagAAAGATAataacacggacgagtgttgaagatcaatacgGACGGGTATTAAAATAAGGTAacaacacagacgagtgttgaagatcaatacggatgagtattgaaGAAAGATAACAACACGGGcgagtgttgaagatcaatacgGACGGGTATTGAAAGATAACAACACGAACGAGTGTTGGAGATCAATACAGACGGGtattgaaaatgaaatgatcaacacaaacgagtgttggaGATCAATATAGACGAGTATCGAAAGAAGGTAataacatggacgagtgttggAGATCAATACAGACGGGtattgaaaatgaaatgatcaaCACATACAAGTTTTGGAGATCAATGCGGACGAGTATCGAAAGAAGGTaacaacacggacgagtgttggaGATCAATACAGACAGGtattgaaaatgaaatgatcaaCATGGACGAGTGTTGGAGATCAACACGGACGAGTATCGAAATAAGGTAACAACACAGACGAGTGTTAGAGATCAATACATACGAGTATTGAAGAAGGTAACAACACAGACAAATTTTGAAGATCAATACGAACGAGTATTGAAGAAAGATAACAACATGGATGAGGGTTGGAGATCAATACAGAAGGGtattgaaaatgaaatgatcaaCACGAACGAGTGTTGGAGATGAATACGGATGGGTATTGAAAATGAAATAAGGGACCTCCCATGCAAAAGACAGGGGATCGCTTACGAAAGGTAAGTGACTGGTTAAAGACTCCCAGGGTATTTGCAAAAGGCAACACAAAGGAGATATCTCGAAAAACCTACGGGGAATACCATTCCAAGGTTTCATGATAACGTTCTCACTGGGGAGGAAGAATGCCTTAACAAAGGATTCTTGTATGCtttctgtaacaccccgataaaatatgataattatttaatttaagtttaatagtatattatgatgataatatgaatgagagggtattatttttcaaaataaaagataaaccattcatatatattattattagtatatttattaatttaattaaataattggaatattattggattattattattggaataataaagttggaattggaacgatttttggaaatcagtaaagagtcccatttagaaaaagggtttttacacgtgaaaacagagaacacgtaCTAATTGGGAGAAAAGGAGAAGAACTGAGaaaagggagaagaagaggctagggctcaagaggagaattcacgattgttgaaggtcaaagaaggatttgccggattaactcaggtaaggggggtttatcgtcgtttaatgggtattatgggttaacatgtaatgggtagtaataagccattgaatcgactctaattaggtttTGGTAAGTACCTttgaattgtgatgaatgaattgcgttaaaactgtgaatgaacctatatttggatgagtcgtaGTTTTCTGGACGCGTAGCcttttacggaatcgaaatcggaggtccggaagtcctccaacggcgaaaaatgcgggtaattctgcattctgttcgtgttagcgcaggcacagctttctgtcttgcgttaaccggttaacccagggcgttaaccggttaacactgttatgataattaaaataattaatttttgtcttgcgttaaccggttaacccagggtgttaaccggttaacactgttaaaaattgccaagaagcgcattctgttttgcgttaaccgattaacccagggcgttaaccggttaacactgtttgaaaagtgaaaaattgacatttaaatattgtgtacgttctggaatggaattatgtgtacacatttgatgattggcctatatgGGTGAATGATATACTGCATGTATGATATcgtaggg encodes:
- the LOC127129599 gene encoding uncharacterized protein LOC127129599, translated to MILVSEGIKLESEVYYGDEICQVKSKELLEDMCLPKDMLPLKDIIEVGHNRETGFVWLKQKNRITHKFEKIGKLISYATEVTSYVEKGKINKMSGVKSKELFIWVTLSDIYVDDPPTEKITFQTPAGLSRTFVVSAFELEEKSSGVKEFRSSVVHFLFVSALQFGWKLLWLIAVVVGLARIV